One window of Methanothermobacter tenebrarum genomic DNA carries:
- the atwA gene encoding methyl coenzyme M reductase system, component A2, which yields MAFITLENVTKTFKGIDAIKNLSIKIEEGTVLGILGRSGAGKSVLINMLRGMKEYKPNKGRIIYTVAICPECLHVEPPSYEGEKCKCGATLELKDIDFWNTDKKTFNAIRRRSAIMLQRTFALYEDDTVIENITRAIPEGDYEEKIYKALELLEMTQMTHRVTHVARDLSGGEKQRVVLARQLAKDPMVFLADEPTGTLDPKTAELVHDALIKGVKEKGITMVITSHWPEVIKDLSDHLIWIDKGEIVEEGDPEDIVAKFMEQVPAPERVKEYEVAEPLIIMRNVKKHYYSIERGVVKAVDGVDLTVYEGEIFGVVGLSGAGKTTLSRILFGLTEPSSGEVCVRLGDDWIDMTEKGPLGRGRVTPYLGILHQEYSLYPHRTVLGNLTEAISLELPAEFAKMKAVYVLKAVGFDESYAESLLEKFPDELSGGERHRVALAQVLIREPKIVILDEPTGTMDPITRVHVADSIIRAREELNQTFLVISHDMDFVLDVCDRASLMRAGKIIKTGDPKEIVTELTPPEKEKMLTEE from the coding sequence TAACATGCTCCGTGGCATGAAAGAATATAAACCAAATAAAGGAAGGATCATATACACCGTTGCAATCTGCCCAGAATGTCTACACGTCGAACCCCCATCATATGAAGGTGAAAAATGTAAATGTGGCGCCACACTAGAATTAAAAGATATTGACTTTTGGAACACCGACAAGAAAACATTCAACGCCATCAGAAGACGAAGCGCAATAATGCTACAGAGAACCTTCGCATTATACGAAGACGACACCGTAATCGAAAACATAACAAGAGCAATACCAGAAGGCGACTACGAAGAAAAAATCTACAAAGCCCTCGAACTACTAGAGATGACCCAGATGACCCACAGGGTAACCCACGTCGCCAGGGACCTTAGTGGGGGTGAAAAACAGAGAGTTGTCCTCGCAAGACAACTTGCAAAGGACCCCATGGTCTTCCTAGCAGATGAACCCACAGGGACACTCGACCCTAAAACAGCAGAACTCGTACACGACGCCCTCATCAAAGGCGTGAAGGAAAAAGGCATAACAATGGTCATAACATCACACTGGCCAGAGGTCATAAAAGACCTCTCAGATCACCTAATATGGATTGACAAAGGAGAAATAGTCGAAGAAGGAGACCCAGAGGATATAGTGGCCAAATTCATGGAACAAGTACCCGCCCCCGAAAGAGTTAAGGAATATGAAGTTGCAGAGCCACTCATAATCATGCGAAATGTTAAAAAACACTATTACTCCATAGAACGCGGAGTAGTGAAAGCAGTTGACGGCGTAGACCTAACAGTATACGAAGGTGAAATATTCGGTGTAGTGGGCCTAAGCGGCGCAGGCAAAACAACCCTATCAAGGATACTCTTCGGACTAACAGAACCCAGCAGCGGAGAAGTATGCGTCAGACTCGGAGACGATTGGATCGACATGACAGAGAAAGGACCCCTCGGCCGTGGAAGAGTAACACCATACCTTGGCATATTACACCAAGAATACAGCCTATACCCTCACAGGACAGTTCTAGGCAACCTCACAGAGGCCATAAGTTTAGAATTACCCGCGGAATTCGCTAAAATGAAAGCAGTCTATGTCTTAAAGGCTGTGGGATTCGACGAATCCTACGCCGAAAGCTTACTAGAAAAATTCCCAGATGAATTAAGTGGTGGTGAACGCCACAGAGTCGCGCTAGCCCAGGTACTGATCAGAGAACCCAAGATAGTCATACTAGATGAACCCACAGGTACAATGGACCCCATAACAAGGGTGCATGTTGCAGATTCCATAATAAGGGCAAGAGAAGAACTAAACCAGACATTCCTAGTAATATCACACGACATGGATTTCGTACTAGACGTATGCGATAGAGCATCCCTAATGAGGGCCGGTAAAATAATCAAGACAGGAGATCCAAAAGAGATAGTCACAGAACTCACACCACCAGAAAAAGAGAAAATGTTAACAGAAGAATAA
- a CDS encoding methanogenesis marker 9 domain-containing protein: MGWDDAPSHVCRGGDKRALAFCCPPIKPCPILYALEDAGLTPEEYIAIKEEFAKKTRLGEGEGTCFGSLVWCCKPSKPCPFRDMVMKRINMTVDEYMELKKELAKKLVGRAEIIDKRDIKALAEAFNVPMDDARKALIQAKNDLRTAMKILRMKTLEQG, encoded by the coding sequence TTGGGATGGGACGATGCACCTTCACACGTTTGCAGAGGCGGAGACAAAAGAGCACTAGCATTCTGCTGTCCCCCAATCAAACCATGCCCCATACTATATGCCCTAGAGGATGCAGGGTTAACACCTGAAGAATACATAGCAATAAAAGAAGAATTCGCCAAGAAGACCAGACTAGGTGAAGGCGAAGGCACCTGTTTCGGGTCCCTAGTCTGGTGCTGTAAACCATCCAAACCCTGCCCCTTCAGGGACATGGTCATGAAAAGAATAAACATGACAGTCGACGAATACATGGAACTCAAGAAAGAACTAGCCAAAAAACTAGTTGGAAGAGCCGAGATAATCGATAAAAGGGACATAAAAGCCCTCGCAGAAGCCTTCAACGTACCCATGGATGATGCGAGAAAAGCCCTAATACAAGCCAAAAACGACCTTAGAACAGCCATGAAAATACTCAGAATGAAAACCCTCGAACAGGGATGA
- a CDS encoding precorrin-2 dehydrogenase/sirohydrochlorin ferrochelatase family protein has protein sequence MPWTPLFFKLDGKKVFILGSGEVATRRAIRFREAGAKVTICGDNIQPHLKKIGIIYKPLEEMEKLIKWADIIVTASGDPTLNEKAASLASGKLLNRADKPQDGNLIVPITFSTDDVEIAISTHGKSPIMARVIRDKIKNLITEDDILQIRLQDYARRKLKKTIQDQKTRRRILYNLSKDDKIQAHLKNRNLEGAKKYVDSLLEHVGVS, from the coding sequence ATGCCATGGACACCCTTATTCTTCAAACTGGATGGCAAAAAAGTATTCATATTAGGTTCGGGGGAAGTGGCCACTAGGAGGGCTATAAGGTTCCGAGAAGCCGGAGCCAAAGTAACGATCTGTGGAGATAACATACAACCCCATCTCAAGAAGATTGGCATCATATACAAACCATTAGAGGAAATGGAAAAACTGATCAAATGGGCGGACATCATCGTAACCGCGAGTGGAGACCCCACACTAAACGAAAAAGCAGCATCCCTCGCATCAGGCAAACTCCTAAACAGAGCCGACAAACCCCAAGACGGGAATCTGATCGTCCCAATCACATTCTCAACTGATGACGTGGAGATAGCAATATCAACCCATGGTAAAAGTCCGATAATGGCCCGTGTCATACGAGACAAGATAAAAAACCTTATAACCGAAGATGACATCCTCCAGATAAGATTACAAGATTATGCACGTCGCAAACTTAAAAAGACCATCCAAGATCAAAAAACAAGACGCAGAATACTCTACAATCTAAGCAAAGACGATAAAATCCAAGCCCACCTAAAAAATAGGAACCTGGAGGGGGCTAAAAAATATGTAGACTCCCTCCTAGAGCATGTGGGGGTATCCTAG
- the hemA gene encoding glutamyl-tRNA reductase, whose protein sequence is MILNIRVDHKIADIKGIEKADKILEKILDELKEDTKEHIPIKTCNRIEHYLVVKAPPQNINHPNIITEKGQNALKHLLRLAAGLESMIIGEDQILGQIKEARIAALKRGSCGPILDMIFNKAVHVGQLIRNKTQINKGSISIGSAAVELAESVQGDLKCKKVLVIGAGEMGALVARALAEKQLKAIVVANRTYDRAVKLAEELGGYAIQFDKLDRALSDADVVISATAAPHYILTHERVKKAIPVERRDKVTMIDIANPRDIEEKVKELGIRLFNIDDLRGIAEKNRRKREKEAEKAEQIIEEELELLVNSLKYKRIEPLISKIRKNMEEIRVRETKKAIKMLGKGEGEEKIIEDLTRSIVNKIFHDILSRLREAAEDDDKELIKACERLFN, encoded by the coding sequence CTGATACTGAATATTAGAGTCGACCATAAAATAGCAGACATTAAAGGGATAGAAAAAGCAGATAAAATACTCGAAAAAATCTTAGATGAACTAAAAGAGGATACAAAAGAGCACATCCCCATCAAAACATGTAACAGGATAGAACACTACCTAGTAGTCAAAGCACCCCCACAGAACATAAACCACCCAAACATAATCACAGAAAAAGGCCAAAACGCACTCAAACACCTCCTAAGGTTAGCAGCAGGATTAGAATCAATGATAATAGGCGAAGACCAGATACTGGGCCAAATAAAAGAAGCCAGGATAGCCGCACTAAAAAGGGGATCATGTGGTCCCATCCTCGACATGATCTTCAACAAGGCCGTGCACGTAGGCCAACTAATCCGTAACAAAACCCAAATAAACAAAGGATCAATCTCCATAGGCTCCGCCGCCGTAGAACTCGCAGAATCCGTACAAGGAGACCTAAAATGTAAAAAAGTCCTCGTCATCGGAGCGGGGGAAATGGGCGCACTAGTTGCAAGAGCCCTAGCAGAGAAACAATTAAAAGCCATAGTAGTCGCCAACAGAACATATGACAGGGCGGTTAAACTCGCAGAGGAACTTGGAGGATACGCAATCCAATTCGACAAATTAGACAGGGCACTCTCAGATGCGGATGTGGTTATAAGTGCAACAGCAGCCCCACACTACATACTCACCCATGAAAGAGTGAAAAAAGCCATACCAGTAGAAAGACGCGACAAAGTTACAATGATAGACATAGCAAACCCACGGGACATAGAAGAAAAAGTCAAAGAACTAGGGATAAGACTATTCAACATCGACGACCTAAGGGGTATAGCGGAAAAAAATCGCAGAAAACGCGAAAAAGAAGCCGAGAAAGCAGAGCAGATCATAGAAGAAGAACTAGAACTACTAGTCAACTCACTTAAATATAAGAGAATAGAACCCCTAATTTCAAAGATACGCAAAAACATGGAAGAAATCAGAGTAAGAGAAACAAAAAAGGCAATAAAGATGCTGGGCAAAGGAGAAGGCGAAGAAAAGATAATAGAGGATCTTACAAGGTCCATAGTAAATAAGATATTCCATGATATACTATCAAGGTTGCGTGAAGCCGCCGAAGACGACGACAAAGAACTTATAAAAGCCTGTGAAAGACTATTCAACTAA
- a CDS encoding AAA family ATPase has product MKFSNIVHDSQTTDKKTPTRVVKPEKKAKLVVLQPVGYPFVCSLIETPKIEVINNELFELYAREQWEGFMVTEGSYLFDQRLLPDYAFKIIRAYPDNSKINRNTSIVLIETKNVEDFHEVQSNIRMDDVIGQEHAKMKCKIIMKYLKDPENFKEWAPRNVLFYGTPGTGKTMLAKSLANELDVPLYLIKATSLIGDHVGDGARQIHELYELASKTAPSVIFIDEIDAIGLDRKYQSIRGDVSEIVNALLTEMDGINENHGVVTIGATNNPSLLDNALRSRFEEEIEFTLPTEDERREMIKRYAETMPLEIEYPLEKLVKLTEGMSGRDIKEKILKNALHQAIAEDSDTITEKHIENVFKDNNKKAREPKHMFA; this is encoded by the coding sequence GTGAAATTTAGTAATATCGTCCATGACTCACAGACCACAGATAAAAAAACCCCCACTAGAGTGGTGAAACCAGAGAAAAAAGCGAAACTAGTGGTACTTCAACCAGTCGGATACCCCTTCGTTTGTAGTCTTATTGAAACGCCTAAAATAGAGGTTATCAATAATGAACTTTTTGAATTATATGCGAGGGAACAATGGGAGGGGTTCATGGTAACTGAAGGCTCATACCTATTTGACCAGAGACTATTACCAGATTATGCGTTCAAGATTATAAGAGCCTACCCAGATAATTCAAAGATCAACAGGAACACATCCATAGTATTAATAGAAACAAAGAACGTCGAGGATTTCCATGAAGTCCAAAGTAACATTAGAATGGATGATGTTATAGGACAAGAGCATGCAAAGATGAAATGTAAGATCATAATGAAGTATCTTAAAGATCCGGAAAACTTCAAGGAATGGGCTCCAAGGAACGTATTATTCTATGGCACTCCAGGGACGGGTAAAACGATGCTGGCAAAGTCACTTGCCAATGAACTGGACGTCCCGTTATACCTTATAAAGGCAACAAGTCTCATAGGAGACCATGTAGGGGATGGTGCCCGTCAAATCCATGAATTATATGAGCTCGCCTCAAAGACAGCCCCATCAGTTATATTCATAGATGAAATAGATGCAATAGGATTGGACAGAAAGTACCAGTCTATAAGGGGTGATGTATCAGAGATTGTGAACGCCCTCCTCACAGAAATGGATGGTATAAACGAAAATCATGGGGTAGTCACAATAGGAGCCACCAACAACCCTTCATTATTAGACAATGCTCTCAGAAGCCGGTTCGAGGAAGAGATAGAATTCACACTCCCAACAGAGGATGAGAGAAGGGAGATGATAAAAAGGTATGCTGAGACCATGCCACTTGAAATAGAATATCCCCTAGAAAAACTAGTGAAATTAACAGAGGGCATGTCAGGAAGAGACATAAAAGAGAAGATATTAAAGAATGCTCTACACCAGGCCATAGCTGAAGACTCAGATACTATAACAGAGAAGCATATAGAAAACGTATTCAAGGATAACAATAAAAAGGCCAGGGAGCCGAAACACATGTTCGCATAA
- a CDS encoding TIM barrel protein produces the protein MINMIRLGPAGNPVDYKGESSKVCSYIRAMNLDAYEYQATYGVRVSERIAKGIKEDSRENDILVSIHAPYYINLSSPKDDVRERSIERLIQAARAGEWMGAYRIVFHPGFYSGQSKERALKVCEESIGRLLEEIEAYNIQGFCFAPETTGRRSQLGSLSEIIEICQSFDNFEPTIDFAHIYARRRGAPRTVEDYMNILDLLEDNLDIKHLHCHYTRIEYTDKGEKKHHSLDEKEYGPPLEPILYALIEKGWDYTIICETPQRDLDALKIKETLGVYHMGKYNILVVPLPFIKEKFYSR, from the coding sequence ATGATCAACATGATAAGGTTAGGCCCAGCAGGTAACCCTGTAGATTATAAGGGGGAATCCAGTAAAGTCTGCAGTTATATAAGGGCCATGAACCTTGATGCCTATGAGTACCAGGCCACCTATGGTGTCAGGGTAAGTGAAAGGATCGCCAAGGGGATTAAGGAAGATTCTAGGGAGAATGATATCCTCGTGTCCATCCATGCACCCTATTATATTAATCTTTCCTCTCCCAAGGATGATGTGCGTGAAAGATCCATTGAGAGGTTAATCCAGGCTGCAAGGGCCGGGGAGTGGATGGGAGCCTATAGGATAGTATTCCACCCCGGCTTCTATTCTGGTCAAAGTAAAGAAAGGGCCCTTAAAGTTTGTGAAGAATCCATAGGCCGGCTTTTAGAGGAGATAGAAGCATATAATATCCAAGGTTTCTGTTTCGCCCCGGAGACTACTGGTAGAAGATCCCAGCTTGGGAGCCTATCCGAGATTATTGAGATCTGCCAATCGTTCGATAATTTCGAGCCAACAATAGACTTCGCCCACATATATGCCAGGAGGAGGGGAGCGCCCAGGACGGTTGAAGATTATATGAATATACTTGACCTGTTAGAGGATAACCTGGATATCAAACATTTACATTGCCATTACACTAGGATAGAATATACGGATAAGGGGGAGAAGAAACATCACAGCCTAGACGAGAAGGAGTATGGACCCCCATTAGAGCCTATACTTTATGCTCTCATCGAAAAAGGTTGGGATTATACGATAATCTGTGAGACTCCCCAGAGAGATCTTGACGCCCTCAAAATTAAAGAGACCCTAGGGGTCTATCACATGGGAAAATATAATATACTAGTAGTTCCCTTACCTTTTATCAAGGAAAAATTTTATTCTCGGTGA
- a CDS encoding phosphorylating glyceraldehyde-3-phosphate dehydrogenase gives MVSVAINGYGTIGKRVADAVAAQKDMKIVGVSKTKPDFEARMALKKGYDLYISIPEREKLFQEAGIEISGTVEDMIEEADIIVDATPEGIGAKNLKMYREKGVKAIFQGGEKHEDIGLSFNSFTNYEDSLGADYTRVVSCNTTGLCRTLKPIDDLAGIKKVRAVMVRRAADPPQVKKGPVNAIVPNPPTVPSHHGPDLRTVMYGININTVALLVPTTLMHQHNIMVELEDPVDIEEIKEELDKTSRVMLVKAGEGLASTAEIMEYARELGRPRNDLYEIPVWEESLNIVDGELYYMQAVHQEADAVPESVDAIRALLELEEDNKRSIEKTNKAMGIL, from the coding sequence ATGGTTTCTGTAGCTATAAACGGATATGGGACCATAGGCAAAAGGGTGGCGGATGCAGTAGCCGCCCAAAAGGATATGAAGATAGTGGGTGTGAGCAAGACAAAACCTGACTTCGAGGCTAGAATGGCCCTCAAAAAAGGCTATGACCTATATATAAGCATACCTGAAAGGGAAAAACTCTTCCAGGAAGCCGGGATCGAAATCAGCGGGACAGTCGAAGACATGATAGAAGAGGCGGACATAATAGTGGACGCCACACCAGAGGGCATAGGCGCTAAAAACCTTAAAATGTACAGGGAAAAGGGTGTGAAGGCGATATTCCAAGGAGGAGAAAAACACGAGGACATAGGATTATCCTTCAACTCCTTCACAAACTATGAAGACTCTCTAGGAGCAGATTATACAAGGGTGGTCTCATGTAACACCACAGGCCTTTGCCGCACACTAAAACCCATTGACGACCTCGCTGGTATAAAAAAGGTTAGAGCCGTTATGGTGAGAAGAGCAGCAGACCCACCCCAGGTAAAAAAGGGTCCGGTTAACGCTATCGTGCCAAACCCGCCAACAGTACCATCACACCACGGCCCAGACCTCAGAACAGTCATGTATGGTATCAATATTAATACAGTGGCCCTACTAGTCCCCACAACCCTAATGCACCAACATAATATCATGGTGGAACTTGAAGACCCTGTTGACATAGAAGAAATAAAAGAAGAACTTGACAAGACATCTAGGGTTATGCTTGTGAAGGCGGGTGAAGGCCTCGCATCCACAGCAGAGATAATGGAATATGCAAGGGAGTTAGGCCGTCCACGCAACGACCTCTATGAAATTCCTGTATGGGAAGAATCCCTGAACATAGTGGATGGTGAACTATATTATATGCAAGCCGTCCACCAGGAGGCCGATGCTGTACCAGAAAGCGTAGATGCGATAAGAGCCCTGCTAGAACTTGAAGAAGATAATAAGAGGTCTATAGAAAAGACGAATAAGGCTATGGGGATCCTTTGA
- a CDS encoding DNA topoisomerase IV subunit A, which produces MNRREIALQKLKGLGEMILEDVTQDKVPRIKVPSRSTSNIIYDDKKRHYVLGEKYGIRSMGNVKQIKKIAQMLYIANFCKDLVKRNKTATLRELYYVSEGWDVDFADQQESNIIGEDLEVTLGMTREDLGLLPEEDGAAVYGELTVREGDIEINALKAGKSGYTIPPTIDEVEFVDHDVERVIAVETMGMYHRLVQEKAYKKFDSLIVGLKGQAARATRRFLKRVNEELNLPIYICNDGDPWGFHIAMVIISGSAKLAHVNHELATPDAKFLGVTATDIINYDLPTDPLKDIDILRLKELLRDPRYRDNFWKKEIKKMLKIGKKAEQQSFSKYGLEYVVDTYLPEKLDEIET; this is translated from the coding sequence ATGAATAGAAGAGAAATAGCATTGCAAAAACTTAAAGGCTTAGGTGAGATGATACTAGAGGATGTCACCCAGGATAAGGTGCCAAGGATAAAAGTACCCTCCAGGAGCACATCCAATATCATATACGATGATAAAAAACGCCACTACGTCCTAGGCGAAAAGTATGGTATCAGGTCCATGGGAAATGTTAAACAGATAAAAAAGATAGCCCAGATGCTCTACATAGCCAACTTCTGCAAAGACCTTGTTAAGAGAAACAAAACAGCAACCCTAAGGGAACTTTACTACGTCTCAGAGGGATGGGATGTTGACTTCGCAGACCAACAGGAATCTAATATAATAGGCGAAGACCTTGAAGTCACCCTTGGGATGACCCGAGAAGACCTTGGACTACTACCAGAAGAGGACGGCGCGGCAGTATACGGTGAATTAACAGTACGAGAAGGCGACATTGAAATAAACGCCTTGAAGGCTGGTAAATCAGGTTATACGATACCACCTACCATTGATGAGGTGGAATTCGTCGACCACGACGTTGAAAGGGTTATAGCAGTCGAAACCATGGGTATGTACCATCGTCTAGTCCAAGAAAAAGCCTACAAAAAATTCGATTCACTCATAGTAGGATTAAAGGGCCAGGCTGCAAGGGCGACAAGAAGATTCCTCAAAAGGGTGAACGAGGAGCTAAACCTCCCAATCTACATCTGCAATGACGGAGACCCATGGGGATTCCACATAGCCATGGTCATAATATCAGGAAGCGCCAAACTAGCCCATGTAAACCACGAACTAGCCACCCCCGATGCCAAATTCCTCGGGGTGACAGCAACCGACATAATAAACTATGATCTACCCACAGACCCCCTAAAGGACATCGACATCCTAAGACTAAAGGAACTCCTACGCGACCCTCGTTACAGGGACAATTTCTGGAAGAAAGAGATCAAGAAAATGTTAAAGATAGGTAAAAAGGCCGAACAACAATCATTCTCAAAATATGGCCTCGAATATGTTGTCGACACATACCTCCCAGAAAAATTAGATGAAATAGAAACCTAA
- the top6B gene encoding DNA topoisomerase VI subunit B has translation MERQAGELFEEFQELTASEFFRKNRQMLGFSGKIRSLTMVFHELITNSLDAAEEAGILPHIKINLKRVGKDHYILEHRDNGPGIPEDYIPKVFCTMFAGSKFRNIQSRGQQGLGCSGCVLLSQMTTGKPATIISAYKEDGELKGVKMSLKMDVKKNKGLVLEREEINPDGTGVCVKLHFKEVSYSLSEQGAYEYIRRTMIGNPHAQITFTDPTGKKYVFKRASNIIPPLPKEILPHPKGVTADDLIFMAKHTDKRRFRSLLTSSLSRMSTKKVKELEKLTNIDFNKRPKDMTWEEAEEIVEAFKKMDFMAPPTKGLIPIGKDQIEKGMKEILNPEFVAATTRRPLTYRGGVPFIIEAAVAYGGNAGRLVGEQRKTEIMRFANRVPLTFDQGSCALTDGVRSLDWKRYGIRDFENAPLTIFVNIVSTNVPYLSTGKQSIAPEPEILQEVRQATMQVARKLQKHIRAKKAAKEEAKRARVFETYIPIIMREAALLAEKEKPDYKPLLQKVTRKAKAELLGESNDE, from the coding sequence TTGGAGAGACAAGCAGGAGAACTATTTGAGGAATTCCAAGAACTCACCGCATCAGAATTCTTCCGTAAAAACAGGCAAATGTTAGGTTTTTCTGGTAAGATAAGATCCCTTACCATGGTATTCCATGAACTGATAACAAATAGCCTTGACGCCGCCGAAGAGGCTGGCATACTCCCCCACATAAAAATAAACCTGAAAAGAGTTGGCAAAGACCACTACATCCTAGAACATAGAGATAATGGCCCTGGCATACCCGAAGACTACATACCCAAAGTCTTCTGCACAATGTTCGCAGGTTCAAAGTTCAGAAACATCCAATCAAGGGGACAACAGGGCCTTGGATGCAGTGGCTGTGTACTACTCTCCCAGATGACCACAGGAAAACCGGCCACCATAATATCAGCATACAAAGAAGACGGCGAACTTAAAGGAGTGAAAATGTCCCTAAAAATGGATGTGAAAAAGAACAAAGGACTAGTCCTAGAAAGAGAAGAGATCAACCCAGATGGAACCGGAGTATGCGTAAAACTCCATTTCAAAGAAGTTTCATATTCACTCTCAGAACAAGGAGCCTACGAATATATCCGGAGGACAATGATAGGAAACCCACACGCCCAAATCACATTCACAGACCCCACCGGAAAAAAATACGTATTTAAAAGAGCCTCAAACATCATACCCCCACTACCAAAGGAAATACTACCACACCCAAAGGGTGTTACAGCAGACGACCTAATATTCATGGCAAAACACACCGACAAAAGACGCTTCAGGAGCCTGCTGACAAGCTCACTCTCCAGAATGTCCACAAAGAAGGTCAAAGAACTTGAAAAACTAACCAACATAGATTTCAATAAAAGGCCCAAGGACATGACATGGGAAGAAGCCGAAGAGATAGTAGAAGCCTTCAAAAAAATGGACTTCATGGCCCCCCCAACCAAAGGACTCATACCAATAGGTAAAGACCAAATAGAAAAGGGCATGAAAGAAATACTAAACCCAGAGTTCGTAGCAGCAACCACAAGGAGACCCCTAACCTATAGGGGTGGTGTGCCATTCATAATAGAAGCAGCCGTAGCATATGGAGGTAATGCAGGCAGACTCGTCGGTGAACAAAGAAAAACAGAGATAATGAGGTTCGCGAACCGCGTGCCACTCACATTCGACCAAGGAAGCTGCGCACTAACCGATGGGGTTAGAAGCCTTGACTGGAAGAGATATGGTATAAGGGACTTTGAAAATGCCCCCCTCACAATCTTCGTAAATATAGTATCAACCAACGTCCCATACCTTTCAACAGGAAAACAGAGCATAGCACCAGAACCCGAAATATTACAGGAGGTTAGACAGGCTACAATGCAAGTAGCCCGCAAACTCCAAAAACATATAAGGGCCAAGAAAGCGGCTAAGGAAGAAGCCAAAAGGGCCAGGGTCTTCGAAACATACATCCCCATTATAATGAGGGAAGCAGCCCTCCTAGCAGAAAAGGAAAAACCCGATTATAAACCCTTACTCCAGAAGGTGACGAGAAAAGCGAAGGCGGAACTCCTAGGTGAATCAAATGATGAATAG
- a CDS encoding KH domain-containing protein, with protein sequence MATEEYLKIPKERIGVLIGKGGATKERIEKLTQTRLDIDSETGAVTIIPDKNLDDPLSPWKARNIVKAIGRGFNPEIAMRLIDDNVTLDIINIPDYVGKSKKAIARQKGRIIGRGGITRQIIHDMTGVDISIYGKTVALIGEFENLMVAREAIEMLLRGARHKSVYSFLEKKKQELEIKEFEEGVNIR encoded by the coding sequence GTGGCAACTGAAGAATACCTAAAAATCCCAAAAGAGAGGATAGGGGTTCTCATAGGGAAAGGAGGGGCGACCAAAGAGCGTATAGAAAAACTAACACAGACCAGGCTCGATATTGACAGTGAAACGGGTGCCGTGACCATAATACCCGATAAAAATCTTGATGATCCCCTTTCCCCTTGGAAGGCGCGTAATATTGTCAAGGCCATAGGTAGGGGTTTCAATCCAGAGATCGCCATGCGCCTCATAGATGATAATGTAACCCTTGATATTATAAACATACCAGATTATGTGGGTAAATCCAAGAAGGCCATAGCAAGACAAAAGGGCAGGATAATAGGACGTGGTGGTATAACACGTCAAATAATCCATGACATGACTGGTGTTGATATCTCGATCTATGGTAAGACCGTTGCACTAATAGGTGAGTTCGAAAATCTTATGGTTGCAAGAGAAGCCATTGAAATGCTCCTTAGAGGGGCCAGGCACAAGTCTGTGTACTCTTTCCTCGAAAAAAAGAAACAGGAACTGGAAATAAAAGAGTTTGAAGAGGGTGTTAATATAAGATAA